CGGCGATCCGCACGCCGACGGGGGCGACGTAGTCGGTCATGCGCGGGAACTTGTCGATGCTGGTCACCTGGAGGTGCAGGCCCTCGGCCCGGGCGTTCAGGCGCACGGCCTCGACCCGGTCCACGGCGACGGGGCCGAGCGAGGTCCAGGCGACATTGGCGAGGAGGCCGAAGAGGCCGTCCAGGTTCTGGCCGTGCGGCTGGACCAGGCGGTGGGAGAGCAGGTGCAGCCGCAGGTAGGCGTCGTGCGCGTCGAGCGGCTTGTCGTCGAGCGAGGCGATGACCGTACGGACGGCGACCACCTCGACGCCGCGGCGCGCATCCGGGCCGAGCGCCTTGGGGGCGCTCGCACCCAGCAGCTCGGCGGCGCGCTCGGCGCTCAGCCGCTCGGTCCCGGCCGGGCCGGGGTCGGCGACCAGCTCGGGGGCCGGGAACCAGGTGTCGAGGACGGTCCCGTCCTCGGTGATCGTGGCAAGGCCGGCGGCGACGGCGCCGGTGTTACGGGA
The window above is part of the Streptomyces syringium genome. Proteins encoded here:
- the dapD gene encoding 2,3,4,5-tetrahydropyridine-2,6-dicarboxylate N-succinyltransferase; amino-acid sequence: MTDAVASRNTGAVAAGLATITEDGTVLDTWFPAPELVADPGPAGTERLSAERAAELLGASAPKALGPDARRGVEVVAVRTVIASLDDKPLDAHDAYLRLHLLSHRLVQPHGQNLDGLFGLLANVAWTSLGPVAVDRVEAVRLNARAEGLHLQVTSIDKFPRMTDYVAPVGVRIADADRVRLGAHLAPGTTVMHEGFVNFNAGTLGTSMVEGRISAGVVVGNGSDIGGGASTMGTLSGGGKQIISIGERCLLGAESGIGIALGDECVVEAGLYVTAGTRVTLPDGEVVKALELSGASNILFRRNSTSGAVEARPHKGTWGGLNEVLHAHN